Genomic window (Muntiacus reevesi chromosome 6, mMunRee1.1, whole genome shotgun sequence):
ATGAATATGTGCTTGATTTCTTGGAGGGTACATAGAatatggttctttgagaagaaaaaaatattttaataattaaaaattaggcTGAGATCTACAACTTAAAGAGAGCCCTTAGGCTTTTCACCTGTGTGTTCACTTCTTAGAGCAAATATCAACTTAAATAGCTTAGCAAAGAGAAATACACACAGCTTAGGTGTAGCATGCTGTGGAACAGGGGTTCCAAGCATAGGCAATGTCCCTTCTTCCTATTAGCTGGCACATGTATCTTAGGTTTTGGAGATCATTTCTAGACTTTTTTGGATATCTAATTTTATCATTCTTTCCAAGGCTTAGGCTCACTTTGGTGTTTgaagaaagctattttttttttaacataaataaatTCTCTTGGAAGTGAAACCAGTTAAATAAGTATCTGCAGGGCATTTACATAGCCCTTTTaattcagtaaaaattaattataattaatatgaattttatgtaaatataagtAAGCATATGAAGCAAATCAGTcagctcagttgctaagtcatgtctgattctttgcgacctcatggaccccttaccaggcctccttgtcaatcaccagctcctggagcttgcccaaactcatgtccatcaagatggtgatgccattcaaccatctcattccctgtcgttcccttctcctcctaccttcaatctttcccagcatcagggtcttttctagtgagtcatctGAAGGTATATGAAGCAAATACCTTAACAATATATGATCTGGCACGTTCTTTGGCATACTAGGTAACTTCTCAAACTAGGCCTTATCTCTAACTTGTGCTTCATTATGTCGATACAGAACACCTTTGCACCTGGCCTGTTGCTAATGGATTTTCAAATACTGTCTCTTTTTTAACTGAGAAACAGTGCAAAGTAAATGTCTGGGATGGTGAAAACAGGTCTCCATTGACTAAGGTgtgttgatttttcctttttgattgaATTGCATTTGAGTTCTTCTCCTAGTTAACCTTTgttacatttcatattttaaaacatagtatTAAATATTAGTTTAATATATCAGATCCTAAGTAGTAAATTGGTTAGCCATCTGTTGTTTTTGTGTTGGCAGGCAGTACCATGTGACAAGGAGAGCTGTGCTACTATTCTTCTAGAACACAGTGCAGACCCCAACCTGGTGGATTTAGATGGCAACACTGCTCTTCATTTTGCTGCCTGTTGTCAAAGTGTCTCATTAGCTGCAAAAGTGCTGAAACACAAAGCTAACCTTGAGGCTCAAAATAAGGTAGTCTTCTGTTAAAAACGGTACCTGGTATTTTAGAAAGCAGTGAAAGAAGATATTCATTGTGGATAATTTATATGGTTGAGACATATGTTATAAAGCATgagttttacaaaatgaaaatagggagaaggagaggagaatGAGATTATCAAATACtgataagttttcttttttaaaaaaaactttctctatttcattttagATTATAATCCTGACCTCCAAAGCAACTGTTCAAAGGATCACATCAAATGAGAAATACTTGATTTCACTATAAATGAACACTGATTAGAAATCATAAAGActatatctttttctattttatttatatactcaTGAATAATTATAAGAATAGAGTAAAATTAGAAAGGCACTTGTTATACTAAAAGTAATCCAAGTCCCCTATTAAGATATTATGGATAACTGATGAGCATACCTTTTTAAGCTTCCTaacactttagttcactgatattTTATCCTCATTACAGGGCAAAATAAGTGCCAGCCTTGGAAGTTTAAATGAAACCCTAGGAAACCAACTGTGTATTGTGAATTAATGTtttgtaatatttatatatattctaggTGCTTATTAATTAAAAGTTCAATACTGCTCTTGCCTACAATTTGAATTAAGCCTGAAGTAGAaactctaattttatattttaactggttaacaatattttatgtttttattattttatttgtgtgtgtatgtgttagtagctcagttgtgtctgactctttgtgaccccaaggactgtagcccatcaggaattctccaggcaagaatactggagtgggtatctattcccttctccaggggatcttcctgacccagggatcaaactcgtgtctctagcacggcaggcagattcttaactgtctgagacaccagggaagccctttatttatttacttatttaattaatttatttttatatattattataattttttttttttgagtggcaTGTATGTgcttgctgagttgcttcagtctgactctttgtgaccccatgaactgtagcccgccagtgagactgtgggattctccaggcaagaatactagagtgggttgccaagccctcttccaggggatctttccaacccagggatcaaatccacatatTTTACAATGCTAAATAAGATCATATAATCATAGGTATCTAataggaatacacacacacacacacacacacacacgtgtgttaAATGCTAGGTGTTCATTTCTTAAATATACCAGGCTGCTTTTGCCCACAATTTGAATTAAgcctatattatatatgtatataagacaTATATCTGATATTGAAAAGATTTGGCCATAGGATTTTGGACAAATTATCTAGATTCTAGGATCTATCTTTCTATCTGTAAAATCAAACAGTTGGGCCAGATTTTTAGGTTGttgttgctctttttctttttttttttttaataacattaaaatcttctgctgctgctgctgctaagtcacttcagtcgtaaccgactctgtgcgactccataggcggcagtccaccaggctccccagtccctgggattctctgggcaagaatactggagtgggttgccattagaaTCTTCTACAGAAACCCAATCTATAAATCCCATATGCTGTAGTTAAATGGAGATGGGAACTCAGAGTCCCAGACACTCCTCTCCATAGAATTTTTGACACATTTCCCGGAAAACATTACGGTTCTCAGGAGCAGGGATTGGAAACCACCAAACTAGATGGTTCTAGGGACTCTTATTTTCAGGCTCCGTAATATACATTATCTGTGATTACCGCACCTTTTTGAGAAGATTTTCCCCACAATTTACACTCTTGCCCTGACTCTTTTCCTGTCATACATTTGAACAGTAAATTTAGAGGACtaactttttaagaattaaaagatATTGTTAAGATTCATAAAAGGACATACATTTATATCTCTTGCTCCAGAACAGTCCTTATGATTGCTCTCAGTGATGAACCAACAAGTTTAGTCAATCTTCTTCTTCAGCAAGAAGTGGACCTATCTTGCCAAGATATTTATGGATTCACAGCTGAGGAATATGCATCTTTCAATGGTTTTACTATGTAAGTGCTATTGTGTATCTTTTACCAATTGTGTGGAATTTGAGCATAAGGAAAGAAACAGTAGCCCCAAAGTACAAAACCCACAGTAGGGGTAAACACATGATGAACTCTGGATACAAGCATCCAGGGATGCTTGATTTCCCCATCAGTATAAGAACCACAGGGTCTTCTGTTGAAGGGAATAGAGACTTCTCTCTTAAAGGgtgcacacaaaatctcacactCTCCAGGACCCAGGGCAGAAGCAGTAACTTGAAAGGAACTTAAGTCGGACAAGCTGCTGTTCTTGGATAATctccaggagaggcaggaggcaatCAGAGGTCATCTTGGGGACTCAGACACTGGGGCAACCATTTTGGGGAGCTCATTCTATCACCTGGACACTGGTGCTGGCAAGCACTGTTTTGGAATTCTCCCTCTGGCTTATTAGCCCCAGGACCCAGGGCAGCCCTGGCCCAGCGGTCTGCAGGCATCAGTGCTGGATGCCTCAGGTCAAGCAACTGCCTGGCCagggacacagccccacccacaccAGACGGGCTACTTGAAGGCCTCCagatatatagatacagatatagcaTATCGATTACAGTATAAGCGAGCTCTTCTTCCTTGAGGTTTTAACAAAATAACTTATTCATATATTCCTTatggaataaatatttaaaatgaacaagaaaaacacaaaCCAAAGACACCCCTGAGCCCACAGCTGTCCCTAGACAAGGCCATGCCCACAGAAAGCACAGACCCAGACCCACACTCCAGTGCATAGGTACTAGACCTGGGATTCCCCAGAACCCTCCAGCTAGAGATCCTgggatccagctccacccaccagttgGTAGACACCAGCTGCAAGACAGCAGCAGCCCTGCAGTCTGCAGCCCAGGTCCACCCACCAGCAAGCATGCTTTAGCTTCGGGACAGACCTCACCCACCAGCATGCAGACAGCAGCCAGAAGACAACCACAGCCTGCCAATCTGGCCTGTCCATCTGCAGTTTAACAGAAGCCTGAGGACACCCTGGGCCCTGTGGCCGACTGTGTCAGAAAGTGGCCCCAGCCACCAGCCACCATGAGCAGAGCGATTCAATACCACCTCTGGGACTCCTGGACCCTGCAACCAGGCCCAAGGATCCAACTCTGCCCACCAGTAGACTGGCACTTGCCCCAGGACCTGGCTTTACCCACCAGCAGGGAGGCAAGAGCCCTGGGGTCTTCTGGACCCTGACTTTACCTGCAGGTCCCCCCAGAGTTCATTAGTCAGCTACCTCATAGCTCTGCCAACCAGTGAGGCAGGGCCTGGCGACTAACCAGGCCAGGGGCCAGCCAAGCCCAGCAGACTGCCCATAGTAATCAGTCTGCCATGATAGAGCACCCATACACTCCACAAGGGCGGTACCCCTAGAGCATACCGCTCTGGTGCTAAGAGGGGAGCAGACTGCTGGGGTGCGCAGGCCTACAAAAGGCCACTTATCGAAGGAAATGTAACCAAACTgccaaatacataaaaatgaaaacagcaagCTATGCAAAATGAGGTAAAAGGGAACATGTTCCAAGTGAAGGAACAAGGTAAAACCACAGAAGAGGAACTACGTGAAGCAGACGGGGAACCTACCTGAGAAAGGGTTCAGGGTAGTGATCGTAACAGTGATCAAAGAACCTAGGGGAAGGATGCACAGACTGAGCAGTTAGAAGTTTTTAGCAAGAAGTTAGAAAATACGGACCAACCAACCAGAGCTAAAGAATACAGTgactaaatttaaaaatccagtaGAAGGAAATAATAGTAGACTAAATGTTGCAGGTCAGTGAGCTGGAATATAGAGTTGAAGAAATCACTGAttctgaacaggaaaaaaaatgagagagagagagacaaatgataattttaagagctctctgggacaacattaagcacactaatattcacattataggggtgccataaagagaagagagagagattaagAGGCTGAGAACATATTTAAAGACATAATAGCTTAAAACTTAcctaacctgggaaaggaaacagcatCCAAGTCAAGGAAGGGCAGAGTGTCCCATACAGGATTAACCCGAACAGGAACATACCAAAACAgcagtgaaagtcgcttagttatgtccgaccctttgagaccccatggaccatacagtccatggaattctccaggccagaatactagagtgggtagcctttcccttctccaggggatcttcccaacccagggattgaacccaggtctcccgcattgcaggcgaattctttaccagctgagccacaagggaagccctaagacaaactgaaattaaaatggcaaaaactaaagataaaggatagtggtggttgtttagttgctaagtcatgactgactcttgtgaacccatagactgtagccttccaggctcctctgtccatgggattctccaggcaagaatactggagtggtttgccatttccttctccagggtttctttctgacccagggattgaacctgtgtctcctgcgttgcaggcagattctatctctgagccaccagggaagcccaaagataaagaatattaaaaaaatagcaagggAATAGCAACAAGTTATAtaccagggaactcccataaaTGActattcagcagaaactctgcaggccagaagggagtggcacaatatatttaaagtgatgaaaggggaaaatctacaaccaagattacatggtaaggctctcattcagatttgatggagagagCAAAAGTTTTATAAACAAGCAAAAGGTAGaagagttcagcaccaccaaacagttttacaagaaatgttaaaggagcttctctaaatgaaaaagaagaggccacaactagaaacatgaaaattatgaaaggaaaaagcaCATCAGTAATTTAAGTGTAAATGAATGACTATGGAATTTTTATCATCTTAatattactttaatatttttagtgTTGAAAATTATAAGAGCATTATATTATTGTTCTTTTTCCAAAAAGGTAAGAGGGGAGAGAGATAACTTCCTAACGACTAAGCAGTTACCTTTCGGATATGAGAACTAtcagcatttattaaaaaatgcaaataactttAAACTGCAATCTAATGTCCTTATCCTCTTTTTTGTTTATGCCTTTCTTTTGTGATGGGAACTCAGCTTTTTGTAATTGTGACTTCTGCTGGGTAACAGCTATTGCCTGTCTACAGCCTGtgctttttattatcatttgttAGCTCGCTTTCCTGGTACATAGGGTCTACTACTTGGTAAGAGTGGAAGCCTAGAATATGTTTCTCATAtgcatagctttttaaaaaataaaggaaagtgtCTCAAGTGAGGGAATTATATTTAGATATTTGTTTTACAGTTAGCTTTAACCTATATATTGCCTCATTCCTGTCACTGAAATTTTGAAGTCATATGCCTATTAATGAGTGGCTAGAATGGGCTCTTCTCAGGCGTGGagaaaaggtttcttttttgCTAGATATTGTTCAGTCTCAGAGTGTGCATTGGGGTGGGCCCTAAGCCtctctgactggtgtccttataaaaggagaTTAGGAATGCAGAGACACAGGACAGCAAGAGGACAGTTATCTGCTCACCAAGGGGAGAGCTTGTAACAGTTAGAGCCTTCCTGCATGGCCCTCAGGAAGCcagccttgctgacaccttgatcttggacttccagtctccagaattgtgagaaaataaatttctgttgtttaagttacccagtctgtggcattttgttactGCAGCCCTAGCAATCTATATACCAAGTATAACCTAAAGCCACTTTTTCTACCTTGTGAGTGGTTTTTTGTGGTTACAGGAAGAAAAGAAGTGCCAGAGAATGggaatatctaaaataaaaatgatatctaTTAATGGAGTGACTTGAGAGGAGGTTGTGGTCAGCAGTTGAGTGTGCGATGTAATTGGGAAGGCATTATTAGCTAACATCCATTGTTTTCACTTGAGAATTAGGTAttatgaattgaactgaatatttaTGAATGTTggaattcatatatttattatattttctctttatggaTAGATATCATCAATTAATTGctaataatgaaaaggaaaaaaagttaaacagaTATCTAACTCTACAAACACAACTTTGGACACGATATTTGATACAGAAGAACTGGAGGAAGGTAAGAATTTACAAATTGAACAAGTAGTTTTccttgtgatttttatttgtttggtttttaggAAGGGACACCActtttgcaaataatatataaatttgaaattttctcctattttgaaATGCTAAATATCTTAAGCACTATCCTTAAGGCTATTAGTGATTAAAATGTTCTGACACTGTTGAGTGAagtgtaatataaaaatatactgaataattaagacatttttattcattttcttgaatagtttaaaaaacacatttttgcatgtatatagagatttccaaagatataaaactattagtatactttttattttattctaaaattactTCACATAAATACATTTGATATCAATTAATGgaattgcaaggagttggacatgactcagtgactaaactacTACTAATATAACATATACCTAATCATTCAGTTccggagagggcaatggcaccccactccagtactcttgtctggaaaatcccatggatggaggagcctgatatgcTGTGGTCCATAGTGTCCctaagagttggactcgactgagcaacttcactttcacttttcactctcatgcattggagaaggaaatggcaacccactccagtgttcttgcctggagaatcccagggacgggggagcctggtgggctgatgtctatggagtcgcacagagtcggacatgactgaagcgacttagcagcaatcattcagttcagttcagttcagacactcagttgtgtccaactctgtgatcccatgaagcgcagcactccagacctccctgtccaaaaCCAACTCCTAGAGACCACCCAACCTGTGTCCAGTGAGTcgatgatgcaatccaaccatcccatcctctgtcatccccttctcctcctgtcctcaatcttccccagcttcagagtcttttccaatgagtcagctcttcgcacgaggtggccaaagtgttggagtttcagcttcaacatcagtccttccagtgaacacccaggactgatctcctttaggatggactggttggatctctttgtagtccaagggactctcaagagtcttctccaacaccatagttcaa
Coding sequences:
- the ANKRD7 gene encoding LOW QUALITY PROTEIN: ankyrin repeat domain-containing protein 7 (The sequence of the model RefSeq protein was modified relative to this genomic sequence to represent the inferred CDS: deleted 2 bases in 2 codons) — protein: MKTLFTSRRRKEEPRGSCSPLLVGRWASTGLLAQSGYTLRDKNLNKLHRAASVGDLEKVKEYLQLKEHDVNTRDRDFRTPLHLACANGFSNTVSFLTEKQCKVNVWDGENRSPLTKAVPCDKESCATILLEHSADPNLVDLDGNTALHFAACCQSVSLAAKVLKHKANLEAQNKEQGLETTKLDGSRDSYFQAPTVLMIALSDEPTSLVNLLLQQEVDLSCQDIMDSQLRNMHLSMVLLCKCYCVSFTNCVEFEHKERNSSPKVQNPQ